The region TACGCATGGTACAAACCTGGCTAACAGCGTTGGATTCCAAGAAGCCAACCATCATCAGAGCTCTGTTTGCCGACATGTCTAAAGCCTTCGATCGTGTCGACCATGAAAACTTGAAAACTTTGAAAACTTTATTATCAAATACCACATCGCAGACTGGCAAGTCTGAATTGGCgagtattttcacatttgctcgcataaaaattatgtgattatatacaaatatacaaagtttaCCAATGGTGCTATTTAAAAAGACTTTTCATTTACAACAACAGAACACGACGTGAGGACAGCTGacgttgtaaacattgaaacattcgaaACGTGACAGGATTGTATTGTTTGGTACAATGGAGTAGGGAAAACATGGAATTGTTAAGGAGATCAGTCACTTGTTCAGCAGGGATACAAGGTACGGAATCAGAGAGTTTTTGAGTCTGTTGGTGCGGCAGAGTGGTGTGttaagtttctgtttgtttctggtGTTCCGGCCGGATATGTCCCCTCTTGTGCTCGGAAGCCAGTCCCTGAAGTTGGACTCCATCAGAGATCTTGCAAAGTTGAGACACAAGTCCTCTCTTCTTTGTGCCAGTGTTTTGAGTCCGAGCTGTTGCAGGGCGTGGGAGTAGCTAGTGTAGTCGTTGCCCAGTATGATCCGGTAGGCTCGTTTTTGGATCTGTTCGAGTTTCTCAGTTTGCAGTTTGGTGAGGCTAGATGTCCAGGCAGGTGCAGCGTATTCTAGGATCGGTCTGATATAGCATGTGTAGATCGTGATCAGGTCATTACGCGATAACATGAACCTTTTGAGTCTTTTG is a window of Branchiostoma lanceolatum isolate klBraLanc5 chromosome 8, klBraLanc5.hap2, whole genome shotgun sequence DNA encoding:
- the LOC136439575 gene encoding uncharacterized protein; its protein translation is MHITFCRNYPPLPPLRVNNAPLAVAPSLKILGLHIQNNLHWDVQVKQMVGKAAKKLYLLKRLKRFMLSRNDLITIYTCYIRPILEYAAPAWTSSLTKLQTEKLEQIQKRAYRIILGNDYTSYSHALQQLGLKTLAQRREDLCLNFARSLMESNFRDWLPSTRGDISGRNTRNKQKLNTPLCRTNRLKNSLIPYLVSLLNK